Part of the Zea mays cultivar B73 chromosome 4, Zm-B73-REFERENCE-NAM-5.0, whole genome shotgun sequence genome is shown below.
AATTGTCGAGTTAGAGGTTTAATTCGATCAATGCCGATTAAGTGGTTGAAAATAACTAGTAAAGAAGTTGTAGATGTAAAACTGGAAACTAGTATGCATATGTCCTCGTATGATGTTGTGGTACCTTGATGACATAAAAATGATCATGTGTTGCGAGAGGTAAAGAGTTTAGAATTAACTTATCGTCACATGCTAATTTACATTATTAAAGTGTATCTTTCATGGTAACCAACTTACATAACATAAGCATGTGATAGTTGTGTTCGATAACCAAATCATTGCAAATTGGAAATGAGAATTTGTACTAACTGTCCCTGATTGTGCTTGATGATTGAGTTAAGTGTTCTTGTGCTTGCAAGCTGAAAAATTCCTGCATGTATAGTTTGGTTGTGCAATTAAGCTAGTAATACAAAATGACCTGGATAAAAATTAGTGAGTCTACTTGTTAATCCTCAGttgattattttaactctaacaaatggtaaagtgtcaGAATACTTCAAGTCTCTAGAGCAAGACAATTCTTGActtatatagaagctgaaatttattgattgctgtttggactgcacgtactgttttctgtgtgctgtatgtttgatgaactaaattgtgttttcggtaaatatgtgctatagaaaagtggtagataactttattatcttgctggtgttaaaatttgacagccataggtctgaccgtttaggagttgtgctttttacaaattcagtaactgaatctgtccaaattctgtacagatttcagaaactgcattgtttgctcaatttaatgttgcaatctgttcatggtcgttataagaaagttgtagatgcttttctgctcttgcttgtgttaaaatttcataaccacaggcctgatagtttaagagttatgaattttacaaactgcttgttgtgttctgtccactcacagaacagatttcgaaaactgaattgtttgattcagttcaacatggAATCAccccttggtgattataaaagttgtgtagtactttttctaagctttccaaaaagtcttggatcactatttttggtgatctgaagattaagttagggatgtttaaagtctgaagactgaatctgtccaattctggacagcaaagccttctagtgccttttatccttagttaaatatggaatcaccttgagatgtttataaataatttgtagaacatttaattagctttccagaaagtctaaaatcactttgtttggatgtctgactcttcagttgtgaatttttgaagttgcaagcctgaatctgtccaaatctggacagagctgctgtgtttgcacaattcgactttgctaagtgttgaatcatgttgtgatgaaaataccaaaattgtagagcactttctaaactttccagaaagtcatagtttactatttttggattaatatttgaaaagttatgattaaaacaagtaactgctgtcctgctgtcctaaaaatctgcacgtgctcaaatgaatgtttagttcaccattttggctaaaaatgcttagttagcgcttaacggacatagacttgtgatggctaaacttaggttaacatgtgttccgtgattaatgtgcttgcttgctgtagttgattgtgatagatgAGTCCATCGACTTTGATGCATCGgtcctctgttaaacttgtgtgtgatgcttttgtgtgatcaatagaaCTAATGCAAAGTCGTAACAATTAAATAAATGTGTGTACCTGTGatatcgtatttgtgttgcgtaaataaataaaatatggtcgtcttgttaatggtgttaatgatgaacgccgataacgtacgaatagctagcgcttgcgtatagtcgttgtgttgtcttacaattaaatgttagtttgctaccatgtatttatatagcttgtgatatttttcattgtattcatacatatgcatcctacatctcatttaggaccgagaggtgacgaccgtgcaagtgatgtggtgccaaccacaagatgcagttggtggacgtactgaaggatggtggacttaaccagtggatgctcgccaagcgagtacctcccccagcaaacactacttAAGTGTTAAATgaaaggcaagcctcggttttatgcataaccgttatatatgctattttactgcacttaatgtttgtaggcttgtactgtgcacttaagtgtaggagttgactgaaaccctagttgcatgaactcaggactccttttgagatggatactagtatgctaggtcgagtagctgctttgctaattagggatctcggtagaagacgagtgatttttctagcactcgcgcgaggtcaggaattggttgtatccactttgataacagaatgatgatggtctgtggacacgggtccatggggacgcgtggtctacgagatgaaaattggaataaggattaacgtgcggatacctgtgtcaagcgtttgaacgtactaaacacataccgagaaatatggtaaatcggtaagcctagtacctgagtgaacctgcccgtagactttacccctcacgcgacctgagacgtggtctcccattccggttatggtgggtacaagtgcggtcactgcacgacggcagtcggggtcagtgaggcattgtacgccaaggcggtgagccctgatctgttgccagggaatcgacggggactgttgatgtgtgtggggacggagtgcccctacatatcgtgtgtttaggtttaccttgcaaggataaaaactcgattcgaatcgtctgcttctcgcagctaatgagactgcttgatccattgtactgcattgagtaaaaagtggaaatgaggtgactggcaaaagatgttgattgataaaatgtttgataccatgtatgaatagctaggtacacatctagtaaaaaggatcatactaaaacttgaaaagctaaaacttgattttagactcaggtagtgcttttggcaaaccaaacccctcagccaaacagctgcatgtctagaggtagaggagtagactcctcacaccgggtaagtctagctgagtattagtatactcagccttgcttgtggcataatttttgcaggttcccttaggatgattggttgatggtgtgacttggccttcatccctgccaccgggatagacggtcgagagggttattgcttccgcaggagaggaccaggagtagtagcgtggccaggcttcgccatgttactcggttttctctgtcagttatttccgctgcattaaaatttatgattattatttttgaaactccgataatgtaatcaccaatgatacttattaaatttgtggtattatgttttattgtatttctctgtgcctcaccttcgtgtgagctagtggtattcgatcctggattagtggctttatcggactagatccgagggactgacgggttattcctgtttaagtgtgttgctgcccttaagggtgcgacttgggcacttaagctggaataattcgggcggttccgccacagctggtatcggagcgaataccatcacagagaagtcaataagtcatgattaccaaccttttctaaaagtaaaacttgctagaaaccaaagttggatagatatcaggacgataaggatagacctaggacgtgaagccttaggaaatagatgggtagctaggtggctatttatataggccataaaggctactactactattaataaggatgttgtagaagcatccgaataattagttaggtctgagaagacgactagaatgagcatgcatcatgattgtcgcattataatggtctcttgtgcaccaacctgcttctctcacctttattccaataataaaaacttatgaataatgtgatgtactgctatgttagaaatgccttacctcgtgtcagattggtaagtcttgttaggtcgtgttatgtgtttctcttgccttgctatctaggtggtattatAAATGTTCCCCTTTTTGAAAAAAAATGTTGTTTGTTTCCTCATGAAAAGACCCCCGCCCAAACAACCTTGAacttagcaagtgaaacctcctTAGGAAAAAAAAATTCATGCTTGTGTTGGCATTTCCTAGCCCTTGAGTGTTTTATCCTTGAAGTTACACCTGCACAGCTTATAGACCCCCACAGtttgaccgctagaccaacccaagtctccttgtgcacttgtgtcaaaaaatatatatttgttgttggtgtctagtggcgcaaaccctatcaaggtcatgtttctttccataaatccttgcccctaaaacttcatagcatcTCTGTCgatcatcctagctgatcctgTTTGCCTTTCTCTCCTTTTGCCTGGATCTGGTAATCCTTTTTCTCGTAAATCATgttggctttatcatccgaatctccaGATCCCTTATTGACtctgccccgttatctggttatctgctataacctgttCTCTCATTTCTGATCTTGCTCATACTCTTTCTCTAAGGATCATGACGCTTGTTTTATCAACTTGTCTCCAAATGGcatatccatttggttcaatggatttgattcttgtctttagttctctcatgtctaTACAAGCTCttcaatcttgatctcatggttggttcgtcCTCATATCAAATCTCGTGCTAATATCTGATCTGATAATCTCCATGTTGATCATCAAATGGTTCTCTGGGttaaagaaaattctcatgtgatgctcttttgtcagcaatctctgcttcaactccggtcacattcttattttctgagccatactctcatgggctccatctatctgtgctatgtggatttctcattggttgcgtttggtaatggtattatggctaacaactgatggtgccgcggaccgagagcctactatggtgcacacatggttgagctactcggcacgcgctggtatcgcggttaatagtcgtggtccattacgagactatactgatgtgttatcttttgtggacactctcggaatgatcgctgcattttgtctcgatatgtcgcgatattctaatcatatctgtcttcagtatcttgtcagataccctctcatgaatttgcatctatcttcagtctgggagttacatgcttctccacccttaaagatcctcattcgaatctcgggacgagattctttttaagggggaaggctgtgacaccgcaggtgtcaatttcgcgttatgtcgggatatttatcctaatctcggatgctcagtaaaaatttctatttctcgatcgtgtctatctctgattatccagatttcTCATTCACATCTCACCAAATTCGAAGTTAATCAGTCTCACGgaaggccaaatttggagcctgttaaaacttttattcttgacgaatgcaaactcggaaatcattctcgaattataaatctcatctgaaactcatttaatcaaactctcgacgactgttatttgatctaagcccgagtctaattcctcgaacctcgatcgatgtccgactattttaatccgagtccatactctcagacggaatactcagtatgttgtcctctaatcaattttatccgactcggccaaatatttcatgtccgaaccgaactcaaaaccctgtatcgacagcgattttaaaatatcacgattcgccttatccgactaaaaatccaaaaccgatcgaatctcaggacgatttattttcgaatcacgcgtaggtaattattttcgagcgaaatcaaattagactctcgaccgaattaatcgctcaaccttccgttcgtccgaactcttttCGCTCTATTTTTCCGTAGCGACGAATTCCGCGAGAGCATTTTTATTCaggaaaataaattagcgcaaCCCGATAacgtgtttgggccagcccaacccagcccatttggcccactaaggaaaccctaaccctagccatcttctataaataggggtgctcacttgGAAATTTTCCACTCCCACCCCTCAAAAATTTCCAGCCGCCACTCTCTTCTCCTTTCTCCTTCACGCACGCCAGAGCAGGGAGCAGCCACTCCCATGGATGGCGCCCAAGCCTTCTTCCACCTCTAGCCGGACCTTTGCCTAGCGCCCCCCTGCTCTCCCCTTGGCCGCTGCTTTCTCTGCGTGTGCATGGTTGACGGCAGGAGCTCCTCCCCTCGGCCAGCCATGGCCCGGCGCCCTCTCGGCTCCTCCTGCGAGCGGCTGCAGCAGGGAGctccctctcctcccatggcgtCCTCCCCTTCTTCCCAACGTGCAAGAGCAGGGCGCCCCTTCTTCCTCCCGCATCACGGCAGCAAGCAGCTTCTCCATGCCGAGCTCGCCCAGCAGCCAAGGACGCCCCCTGCCACTGCTCCAAATGGCAAGCTCCATATCTGCATGGAGCCGAGCTCTCCCATCTCCACCAGCCGGCTCCCCTTCCTCCTTCCCCCTTCTTTCCCATGGCCGAGCCCTAGCTCCGGCCAGCAGTTTTGAGCACCCTTTCTCCACTGCGCCTGCCTTTCTCTGCTGTCCACGGTGAGCAGCCCAGCAGCCGAGCGCTCCACTGTTGAAGCTCCCTCGACGGCGCCCTTTCTTCTCCCCCATGGCCACAAGCAGCTCGCCCCTTTCCTCCAGCCACGCCCTCCCTGTTCCTCTTCCACGTAGCGCGGTTGGCTCCCTGTCCATGGATTGCAGCGAGCTCGCAGTTGCCCATGGCCGCGAGCCCTCTGCCGATGCCTCCTCTCTGCTGCTGCGCAGTGCGCCGTTGACGCTCGCTGTGTGCTCGACAAAATGTGCAGCAGCCTCGACGGCTCTGCGCGCTGCCGGCTTGCTGTTTTGTTGCGCAGTGAGCAGCACGCCGTGACGCCCGTCGGTGGTTTgctgtttttgcgcagccccGTCGTCGTCGTTGTTCACCCCCGGTGAGGCCACGTAAATCCTTGTTCAATTCCGCATCGGTATTATTTTCCTATGATtaattgtgtgtgtgtgtgctgttTTGTTGTGTTTGGTGGAGGAGAGAAACCCCGTGTTTTGCGAGGAGAAGGCAAGCCGCTCAACGCTCGTCGATGGCGAAGCtatgcacaaatcggaatcacCGTCGTTCTTGCAAAcgccgtttgggtttgtttatggtgagccgatgcatgtcgctctcgatcgactcgattaattattttgaatgcatatgtgtaaAATATTTCGgttatgcgcattggtaggatcgcgtttgcgGTTAGAGAGCAAGAGGTTatttgatgtgtgcgatttgtagttagtCTAATTAGGTTTTGGTCGATGACGTGCATGGGTTATTATGCGTGTGTGAATATGTGCGTGAAATTATAATTGTATAAATGAACGCTATGTAGACGAAAAGGAAGTAGAAcaagaactcggatgtttttatCTCTTGGTAGGAAAAATATGCGATTAAGATGAGGTGACGGCATGCCGCAGTGGTCGTCGCCTTCTCTATGTTTTCGAGTCGGATAAATACCATAGGCAATTAATTGTTGATACCCAAAGATTGTTAGAAACAAGTAGTCGTGCTCTACCTATTGCGTCAAAGGAAATATGGTGTGTTGATTAATTGGGAGCTAAGTGACCTAATATAGAAAAGTAGTTAAGAAAACTAATCGAATTACTTTTAGCTATATTTTAATTTAAGATGTCTAAAATGGTGAAACTAGTTTTGTTGGTCTCATGGTGTTGTGATtgagaaaaatatgaacttgtgtaTGAATTACTATTTTTTTTCATGCCGTGTTAGCCAACTCTTGTTAAATAGAGGAATTCAATTGCGTTAAGTAATTGTTATATGTAGGTGTTTCCAGTACTTCAAGTGGTTGCAAGTTAATTAGTAGACTCTCTATGTGACGCTAGGTGTCTATGTAGAATTCTGAAAATTATGGTGCCCCAAATTGTCGAGTTAGAGGTTTAATTCGATCAATGCCGATTAAGTGGTTGAAAATAACTAGTAAAGAAGTTGTAGATGTAAAACTGGAAACTAGTATGCATATGTCCTCGTATGATGTTGTGGTACCTTGATGACATAAAAATGATCATGTGTTGCGAGAGGTAAAGAGTTTAGAATTAACTTATCGTCACATGCTAATTTACATTATTAAAGTGTATCTTTCATGGTAACCAACTTACATAACATAAGCATGTGATAGTTGTGTTCGATAACCAAATCATTGCAAATTGGAAATGAGAATTTGTAGTAACTGTCCCTGATTGTGCTTGATGATTGAGTTAAGTGTTCTTGTGCTTGCAAGCTGAAAAATTCCTGCATGTATAGTTTGGTTGTGCAAGTAAGCTAGTAATACAAAATGACCTGGATAAAAATTAGTGAGTCTACTTGTTAATCCTCAGttgattattttaactctaacaaatggtaaagtgtcaGAATACTTCAAGTCTCTAGAGCAAGACAATTCTTGActtatatagaagctgaaatttattgattgctgtttggactgcacgtactgttttctgtgtgttgtatgtttgatgaactaaattgtgttttcggtaaatatgtgctatagaaaagtggtagataactttattatcttgctggtgttaaaatttgacagccataggtctgaccgtttaggagttgtgctttttacaaattcagtaactgaatctgtccaaattctgtacagatttcagaaactgcattgtttgctcaatttaatgttgcaatctgttcatggtcgttataagaaagttgtatatgcttttctgctcttgcttgtgttaaaatttcataaccacaggcctgatagtttaagagttatgaattttacaaactgcttgttgtgttctgtccactcacagaacagatttcgaaaactgaattgtttgattcagttcaacatggAATCAccccttggtgattataaaagttgtgtagtactttttctaagatttccaaaaagtcttggatcactatttttggtgatctgaagattaagttagggatgtttaaagtctgaagactgaatctgtccaattctggacagcaaagccttctagtgccttttatccttagttaaatatggaatcaccttgatatgtttataaataatttgtagaacatttaattagctttccagaaagtctaaaatcactttgtttggatgtctgaatcttcagttgtgaatttttgaagttgcaagcctgaatctgtccaaatctggacagagctgctgtgttagCACAATTCgactttgctaagtgttgaatcatgttgtgatgaaaataccaaaattgtagagcactttctaaactttccagaaagtcatagtttactatttttggattaatatttgaaaagttatgattaaaacaagtaactgctgtgctgctgtcctaaaaatctgcacgtgctcaaatgaatgtttagttcaccattttggctaaaaatgcttagttagcgcttaacggacatagacttgtgatggctaaacttaggttaacatgtgTTCCGTGATTAATatgcttgcttgctgtagttgattgtgatagatgAGTCCATCGACTTTGATGCATCGgtcctctgttaaacttgtgtgtgatgcttttgtgtgatcaatagaaCTAATGCAAAGTCGTAACAATTAAATAAATGTGTGTACCTGTGatatcgtatttgtgttgcgtaaataaa
Proteins encoded:
- the LOC109946034 gene encoding uncharacterized protein; translated protein: MDREPTALRGRGTGRAWLEERGELLVAMGEKKGRRRGSFNSGALGCWAAHRGQQRKAGAVEKGCSKLLAGARARPWERRGKEEGEPAGGDGRARLHADMELAIWSSGRGRPWLLGELGMEKLLAAVMREEEGAPCSCTLGRRGGRHGRRGSSLLQPLAGGAERAPGHGWPRGGAPAVNHAHAEKAAAKGRAGGR